In Desulforhopalus sp., a single genomic region encodes these proteins:
- a CDS encoding PAS domain-containing sensor histidine kinase translates to MSEKYSANPFFPSPMSIQTVTSEINRQFPSRKVPTPGESLIVDASGRIRFVGSHETFIGMTGLAPLHGRNLAEIFEPLLVPGDLQELMSLLVNSPQRNFTREFKTMGRNIRTLLIAGQPFPASDEERQWLLTTQDISDHLALINKVVTLEEDLEAVRQADKKERDEATASLIETNVALRKEIRDRQNTLERLSISEARFRDLTETTSDFIWEIDTAGTYTYASPKSVKLLGLQPQELIGTPLFLLRKAETTSQFINVIEFGGHPQRGFTKMEYQYLRDDGLEVTVESSGEPIFSKRNQFIGFRGIDRDVTERRIYETQLKEAKDLAESANLAKSEFLANMSHELRTPLHAILSFARYGEKRIESASRKEILRFFSQIAVSGERLLPLINGLLDLAKLESGKMTYDFQIRDLVPEIRSAIHEIMPLAEKKDLFIRFLPDNVATIACFDQTTIAQVIRNILGNAVKFSNNQTIISITFSPMTDECNVRYLQVTISNFGISIPEDELVSIFDKFAQSSKTKSGAGGTGLGLSICKQIIEDHLGKIWATHGENGETMFHFTLPTCRK, encoded by the coding sequence ATGTCCGAGAAGTATTCTGCCAATCCTTTCTTCCCATCACCAATGAGCATACAAACTGTAACCAGCGAAATAAATAGGCAATTCCCATCTCGGAAAGTACCAACACCCGGCGAAAGCTTGATTGTTGATGCTTCTGGGCGTATTCGCTTCGTCGGATCTCATGAGACCTTCATCGGAATGACTGGTTTGGCACCGCTTCATGGCAGGAACCTTGCCGAAATTTTTGAACCCCTTCTTGTTCCTGGGGATCTGCAGGAACTAATGTCGCTTCTTGTTAATTCTCCGCAACGGAATTTTACTCGGGAATTTAAAACTATGGGGCGAAATATTCGGACTTTGCTCATTGCCGGCCAGCCATTTCCAGCCAGTGATGAAGAAAGACAATGGCTCCTGACAACCCAGGATATATCCGATCATCTCGCGCTAATAAACAAAGTCGTCACCCTTGAAGAGGACTTGGAAGCCGTTAGGCAAGCCGACAAAAAAGAGAGGGATGAAGCGACGGCATCACTCATTGAAACCAATGTCGCCTTGCGGAAAGAAATCCGCGATCGCCAAAACACCCTTGAAAGACTCAGCATCAGCGAGGCGCGATTTCGTGACCTGACGGAGACTACCAGCGACTTCATCTGGGAGATCGACACGGCCGGTACCTACACCTACGCCAGCCCGAAAAGCGTTAAACTTCTCGGCTTGCAACCACAAGAACTTATAGGAACCCCATTGTTTCTATTGCGAAAAGCAGAGACCACAAGCCAATTTATAAATGTTATTGAGTTTGGTGGCCACCCCCAACGCGGTTTTACAAAGATGGAGTACCAATATCTTCGAGACGATGGCCTTGAGGTAACTGTTGAGTCCAGTGGCGAGCCAATATTTTCAAAACGTAATCAATTCATTGGCTTTCGAGGAATTGACAGGGATGTTACCGAGCGTCGGATCTATGAAACCCAACTCAAAGAGGCTAAAGATTTGGCAGAGTCGGCTAATCTGGCCAAGAGTGAATTCCTGGCAAATATGTCCCATGAATTACGAACCCCTCTGCACGCTATCCTCAGTTTCGCCAGATACGGTGAAAAACGCATAGAAAGCGCCAGTCGCAAGGAAATTCTCCGTTTTTTCAGTCAAATAGCTGTATCCGGTGAAAGGCTGCTGCCTCTTATTAATGGCTTGCTCGATCTAGCAAAACTTGAGTCGGGAAAGATGACCTATGATTTCCAGATTCGCGATCTGGTTCCTGAAATCAGATCGGCAATCCATGAAATTATGCCGCTTGCCGAGAAAAAAGATCTGTTTATCAGGTTTCTTCCTGACAATGTTGCGACAATTGCCTGTTTTGACCAGACAACAATCGCTCAGGTAATACGCAACATCTTAGGCAATGCGGTCAAATTCAGTAATAATCAGACCATTATCTCCATCACCTTCTCACCGATGACAGATGAGTGCAATGTGAGATACTTACAGGTAACTATCAGTAATTTTGGCATATCAATACCTGAGGATGAACTGGTAAGCATCTTTGATAAATTTGCTCAGAGCAGCAAAACAAAAAGTGGAGCCGGTGGTACTGGACTCGGCTTGTCAATTTGTAAACAGATAATCGAAGATCATCTTGGTAAAATTTGGGCAACTCATGGCGAAAATGGCGAAACCATGTTTCACTTCACTTTGCCAACGTGCAGAAAATAA
- a CDS encoding fused response regulator/phosphatase → MEISSILIVDDNEINRDICALNLEHMNVPLHFAENGRDGLKMAKEIVPDLILLDVMMPVMDGFEMLRCLREDAALRHIPVLMLTAKAETASIVKALDFGANDYLKKPFAEEEMVARVNTLLRNRYLEKRMAEDLAAGARMQQKFLTDFLTAKNLCHEAGLIVDIYNRPYSAISGDFFYCYRQADGAIGFFLGDSCGHGLPAALISMRVIGFLQQLANRGYSSGEILTLLNNDMVDLLPLGKFVAASSLIFNKEEVTVSNGGQPYPIHISQNGIVEIEADGLPLGLKGNNEYQETTFKLRSGSKLVIYTDGIVEVSDSKEQIYGKKRLYGCLKKQQFSSQSYHLRQAIVDDIQTFGDKTPLDDDQTLIVFEKK, encoded by the coding sequence ATGGAAATATCAAGCATTCTTATCGTCGATGACAACGAAATAAATCGCGATATATGCGCCTTAAATCTCGAACATATGAATGTACCGCTGCATTTTGCCGAAAATGGTCGAGATGGTCTTAAGATGGCGAAGGAAATCGTACCGGATCTCATTCTTCTCGATGTCATGATGCCGGTGATGGATGGTTTTGAAATGCTCCGCTGTCTAAGGGAGGATGCCGCTCTTAGACATATCCCGGTTCTCATGCTCACTGCAAAGGCGGAAACCGCCAGTATCGTCAAAGCTCTTGACTTTGGTGCCAATGATTACCTCAAGAAACCCTTTGCCGAAGAAGAAATGGTTGCGCGGGTAAATACCTTGCTCAGGAACCGTTATCTTGAGAAAAGGATGGCGGAAGATCTGGCCGCTGGGGCGAGAATGCAACAAAAATTTCTCACTGATTTTCTTACCGCTAAAAATCTTTGTCATGAAGCTGGCCTGATTGTCGATATTTACAATAGACCATACTCGGCAATTTCCGGAGACTTTTTTTACTGTTACCGGCAAGCAGATGGCGCAATAGGATTCTTCTTAGGCGACAGCTGTGGCCATGGTCTTCCTGCTGCCCTCATTTCCATGCGAGTAATCGGATTTCTTCAGCAACTTGCCAATCGCGGATATTCCTCTGGAGAAATTTTGACACTTCTCAATAATGATATGGTCGATCTGTTGCCTTTAGGAAAATTTGTAGCGGCATCTTCTCTCATTTTTAATAAAGAGGAGGTTACGGTAAGTAATGGTGGACAACCCTATCCCATCCATATATCGCAAAACGGAATTGTTGAAATAGAGGCCGACGGTTTGCCTCTAGGGCTTAAAGGGAATAATGAATACCAGGAAACCACCTTCAAACTTCGCTCTGGGAGCAAACTGGTCATATATACCGACGGTATTGTTGAGGTTAGCGATAGCAAGGAGCAAATTTATGGAAAAAAAAGATTGTATGGATGTCTTAAAAAACAGCAGTTTAGCTCACAAAGCTACCATCTTCGTCAGGCAATTGTCGATGATATCCAAACCTTTGGCGACAAGACCCCGCTAGATGATGATCAAACACTAATAGTTTTCGAGAAAAAATAG
- a CDS encoding STAS domain-containing protein encodes MSGISVSEGRVCIIKVNEMTSVKEGLDQIKNSLIDFTTSAKVQDSALDTYIFLDLSPFNIINSSLIGILGSIIMDPKIQLLALCGVQPSVADILKRFGVVSEEGRKRTYTSKKIKENLSKVFTFNSIEEGLACLNPA; translated from the coding sequence ATGAGCGGAATTTCTGTGAGCGAAGGTCGGGTTTGTATCATCAAGGTGAACGAGATGACCTCCGTAAAAGAGGGCCTCGATCAAATAAAAAACTCCCTGATTGATTTTACAACAAGCGCAAAAGTCCAGGACAGTGCGTTGGACACCTACATTTTTCTCGACCTATCCCCCTTTAACATAATCAATTCCAGCCTCATAGGCATTCTGGGTTCGATAATTATGGATCCCAAAATTCAGCTTTTGGCTCTCTGTGGCGTTCAACCCTCAGTGGCCGACATTCTAAAGCGTTTCGGCGTTGTTTCTGAAGAAGGCAGAAAGAGAACGTATACCAGCAAGAAAATAAAGGAAAACCTGAGCAAGGTATTCACTTTCAACTCGATCGAAGAAGGGTTGGCCTGCCTCAATCCAGCCTAA
- a CDS encoding sel1 repeat family protein — MNDLHPPNVLLHIVATVVVCFCLAGTGYSADSAQNMKQKAKKYYLGIGGEQSYEKALELYLRAAEAGDPEAQYIAGGMYFKGLGTNKDFPKAFKLLLEAAKKGKKSAESEQILGQGFLLGSGVPKNYQKALEWYSSSAENGNREAQNELGFMYFVGNGVEQNLEKGADLFFRAAYNGLAVAQYNVGIMYLTGKGVKVTDMEKSYAWLNLAAASGHQPAKGARTYLESILAQSELQAAQNYSEELLKEISQLHLVPSQAPSSSRKTD, encoded by the coding sequence ATGAATGACCTACACCCACCAAATGTTTTGTTGCATATTGTCGCAACGGTAGTTGTCTGTTTCTGTCTCGCTGGGACAGGCTACAGTGCTGATTCGGCTCAAAATATGAAACAGAAGGCGAAAAAGTATTATCTGGGGATAGGCGGCGAACAGAGTTATGAAAAAGCCTTGGAATTGTATCTGCGAGCTGCCGAAGCAGGAGATCCAGAAGCACAATACATTGCCGGGGGGATGTACTTCAAAGGTCTCGGTACCAACAAAGATTTCCCCAAGGCCTTCAAACTCCTCCTGGAAGCAGCAAAGAAGGGAAAAAAGAGTGCTGAGTCGGAACAGATCCTTGGTCAAGGATTTCTGCTTGGGTCCGGTGTCCCTAAAAACTATCAGAAGGCTCTGGAGTGGTATTCTTCGTCTGCTGAAAATGGTAACAGAGAAGCGCAGAATGAGTTGGGTTTTATGTATTTTGTCGGAAATGGTGTCGAACAAAATTTGGAAAAAGGGGCGGATCTTTTTTTTAGAGCGGCATATAACGGATTGGCGGTGGCGCAGTACAACGTGGGAATTATGTATTTAACTGGCAAAGGGGTTAAGGTGACCGATATGGAGAAATCATATGCATGGCTGAATTTGGCAGCAGCAAGCGGTCACCAACCTGCAAAAGGAGCTAGAACCTACCTTGAAAGCATCTTGGCTCAAAGTGAGTTGCAGGCTGCTCAGAATTACTCGGAGGAACTACTGAAGGAAATCTCTCAGTTGCATCTAGTTCCTTCGCAAGCTCCATCCTCATCTCGAAAAACGGACTAA